One segment of Lytechinus pictus isolate F3 Inbred chromosome 13, Lp3.0, whole genome shotgun sequence DNA contains the following:
- the LOC135153099 gene encoding trichohyalin-like — translation MAPTGRGSLWEDVETLCLLNIWREKNIQEQMDGTVRNKTVFRKICQLMKERGFERAEDQIKRKIKQLRASFRKTEDNNNRSGRGRITCKFYSELQEIFGGRPETAPVAILASQPEEEDQSESLDSVDSDSLPREEEEDGAEEDRSITDDELEENDVEAPTELVGNFPPEDLEGPSTSSANGRKATGEKRKKSKLQESFGLIAKEIKTLEEDSTNAFNAREDRFMQRQMEWERELLMKAQRTEEKKLEEKERRRREEREHREQEKERDRQHQLQMLQALMAGMRQSSTSMWQQQGNNSQSGPERSPNSWPYNHDYTPL, via the exons atgGCACCAACAGGGAGAGGGAGTCTGTGGGAAGATGTGGAGACGCTGTGCCTCCTGAATATTTGGCGGGAGAAAAACATTCAAGAACAGATGGATGGCACAGTAAGGAACAAAACGGTATTTCGTAAGATATGCCAATTGATGAAAGAAAGGGGGTTCGAAAGGGCAGAGGACCAAATCAAGCGGAAAATTAAACAACTAAGAGCGTCCTTCCGAAAGACGGAGGACAATAACAATCGATCAGGCAGGGggagaattacatgtaaattctaTAGCGAACTGCAGGAGATCTTTGGGGGCAGACCAGAGACTGCACCAGTTGCCATTCTGGCGTCGCAACCAGAGGAGGAGGATCAATCTGAGTCGCTAGACTCGGTGGACTCTGATTCACTGCcgagagaggaggaggaggatggagCCGAAGAAGATAGAAGTATAACGGATGATGAACTGGAGGAAAATGATGTGGAAGCACCAACAGAATTGG TTGGCAATTTTCCACCGGAGGATCTAGAGGGACCTTCAACATCATCTGCTAATGGACGTAAGGCAACTG GGGAAAAGCGGAAGAAATCAAAGCTGCAGGAGTCCTTCGGACTGATAGCCAAGGAGATAAAGACACTGGAGGAGGACAGTACAAATGCCTTCAATGCTAGGGAGGATCGGTTCATGCAGCGCCAAATGGAGTGGGAGCGTGAGCTCCTAATGAAGGCACAGcgtactgaagaaaaaaaactagaggagaaggagaggaggagaagagaagagagggaGCATAGAGAGCAAGAAAAAGAACGTGATAGACAGCATCAACTCCAAATGCTTCAGGCCTTAATGGCTGGTATGCGGCAGTCGTCAACTTCAATGTGGCAGCAACAGGGAAACAACTCCCAGTCCGGTCCAGAGCGGTCTCCAAATTCCTGGCCCTACAATCACGATTACACTCCACTGTAA